The Buchnera aphidicola (Sitobion avenae) genome contains a region encoding:
- the zwf gene encoding glucose-6-phosphate dehydrogenase, producing MSIEINQACDLVIFGAKGDLTKRKLLPALYKLEKSKKIHKYTRIIASGRADWSTQDYIKIVKTAIKNFLNEEIDDFIWKKLSSRIYFCNVDVYKLLHFFRLKEILDQKKNITIYYCAVPPNTLNSIFIGLGNANLNSISSRIVLEKPLGICLKTSKIINNQISKYFLESQIFRIDHYLGKESILNLLALRFANSFFFHNWNNTAIDHIQITVSEEVGIEGRWNYFDTTGQMKDMVQNHLLQILTILAMDQPKDITAENIRHEKVKILRALNPIDIKNINKKTVRGQYCSGLIKGVKVPSYLEEYGANKTSATETFVAIKASLNNKKWSGVPFYLRTGKRLAHKYSEIVVFFKKMPINLFQNLNKELLQNKLVIRLEPDSNIKFEFLNKTLGLEKEYKLEHSQLKSSNFYEKNSKNSIDAYERLLFESMRGIQSLFVCRDEVEEAWKWIDPIIDAWKNSKNNIPQLYMSGTWGPKDADLLLLRDNRYWYKFN from the coding sequence ATGAGTATAGAAATCAATCAAGCTTGCGATTTAGTAATTTTTGGTGCTAAAGGAGATTTAACAAAAAGAAAACTACTACCTGCTTTATATAAATTAGAAAAATCTAAAAAAATACACAAATATACACGAATAATTGCTTCAGGTCGTGCTGATTGGAGTACTCAAGATTATATAAAAATAGTAAAAACAGCAATAAAAAATTTTTTAAATGAAGAAATTGATGATTTTATTTGGAAAAAACTTAGTTCTCGTATATATTTTTGTAACGTTGATGTCTATAAATTATTACATTTTTTTAGATTAAAAGAAATTTTAGATCAAAAAAAAAATATAACTATTTATTATTGTGCTGTTCCTCCTAATACATTAAATTCTATTTTTATAGGTTTAGGAAATGCAAATTTAAATTCTATTTCATCTCGTATAGTTTTAGAAAAACCATTAGGAATTTGTTTAAAAACATCAAAAATAATTAACAATCAAATTTCTAAATATTTTTTAGAATCACAAATTTTTCGTATTGATCATTATCTCGGAAAAGAATCAATACTTAATCTTCTCGCTCTACGATTTGCTAATTCATTTTTTTTTCATAATTGGAATAATACCGCTATTGATCATATTCAAATCACTGTATCTGAAGAAGTTGGCATTGAAGGTAGATGGAATTACTTTGATACGACGGGACAAATGAAAGACATGGTACAAAACCATCTTTTACAAATATTAACTATTCTTGCCATGGATCAACCAAAAGATATTACAGCCGAAAATATTCGACATGAAAAAGTAAAAATACTACGAGCTCTAAATCCTATTGATATAAAAAATATAAATAAAAAAACTGTTCGAGGACAATATTGTTCTGGATTGATTAAAGGGGTAAAAGTACCTTCATATTTAGAAGAATATGGTGCAAATAAAACAAGTGCAACTGAAACATTTGTTGCTATAAAGGCAAGCCTCAATAATAAGAAATGGTCAGGAGTTCCTTTTTATTTAAGAACAGGAAAACGTTTAGCACACAAGTATTCTGAAATTGTAGTTTTTTTTAAGAAAATGCCTATAAACTTATTTCAAAATTTAAATAAAGAATTATTACAAAACAAATTAGTTATACGTTTAGAACCTGATTCAAATATTAAATTTGAATTTTTGAATAAAACCCTAGGATTAGAAAAGGAGTATAAATTAGAACATTCTCAACTTAAATCTAGTAATTTTTATGAAAAAAATTCTAAAAATTCAATTGATGCTTATGAAAGATTATTATTTGAAAGTATGAGAGGTATACAATCTTTATTTGTATGTCGTGATGAAGTAGAAGAAGCATGGAAATGGATAGATCCCATTATAGATGCATGGAAAAATTCTAAAAATAACATCCCTCAATTATATATGTCTGGAACTTGGGGTCCTAAAGATGCAGATTTACTTCTTCTTCGTGACAATCGTTATTGGTATAAATTTAATTAA